From Cryptococcus neoformans var. grubii H99 chromosome 6, complete sequence:
CCTTCATTTGGCAATGGAGCGCCAGCGAATATTGTCCAGGAGAGGAATGGAACAGAGGGGGCCCCGAGTGATGATCATGGGCCCTCAAAGTTCAGGAAAGACAACAGTCATGAAGAACTTGGTCAATTTGGCTTTAGGGACCGGTATGGGCTGGACACCTGGTGTGATTGGTCTGGATCCGTCAAGCGTAAGTCTATAGAAGGTTGTGAGGTAACAGCAGAGACTCATCTTTGACAACAGCCTCCTAATCTTATCCCGGGAAGTTTGTCCATCTCCACACCGTCACATCCGATCCCTACCCATCATTTGGCTCATCCCTTAGGCTCACCTCCAGCTTCTACTGCAGCCAATACTGTCTCGGGAGATGTAGAAACAGCTAGCTGGTGGCTTGGAGCTCTCGAACCGACAAACAAGAATGCTGAAGTATGGCGGGTTTTGGTTGAGCACATGGCAGAAGCTTGGGGAATGAGATGCGAAAAAGACAAGACAGGTATGTATTACCATTGGATGGCTTGAAGAGGAATCTCACAAAGACATTTTGTAGCAAACATCTCTGGCCTCTTCCTCGATACTCCTGCCGCATTCACTGTCCCTACTCTCGGCACCAAGAAAGACGACCCTAAAGCTCGATATACTTTGGTGAGCCACGCTATCGAGGCGTTTGATATCGAcaccatcatcgtcattggCCACGAAAAGCTACACATTGATCTCTCCCGTCTTCCCCTCGTACAATCCCTCAAACTCAACGTGATCCGTATTCCTAAATCAGGAGGCGCCGTCGATCTTGATGACCACGATCGCGAGACcgctcatctcttccaagTCCGAACCTACTTTTACGGTGAACCCCCTCTCCCGCCACAAATCTCCGGTCTGGTAGGGAAAATGGTGTCTGTCGATTTCGAATTATCACCATACTCGTTCCAGATTCCGTGGAGCAGGCTTGTCGTCCTCCgcgttggagaagaaaattCGGCCCCGTCGTCGGCCTTGCCTCTTGGCTCCAGCAAGGTGCTTTCACCTTTAAGATTGACGAGGGTGGATCCCAGTGGACCTGGACATGTGGTGAGACTGTTGAATAGAGTCTTGGCGTTGGTGGATGTCAAGCCTGAGGATAGGATTGTGCCGGCGAAGGAATCAGAAGTAAAGGAGgaagtgaaggaagaaaagtaCGAAAAGGATGGGGAAATTAAGCaagatggtgaaggagagaagaaaggggaaggggagagcgagggagaaggagaaggagaaggagaaggtggtgagggagaaggtgaagctgaagatgaggacgatgaggaagtACCGTTCAGGGAAGAGATTGGTACAAGGGAAGTGATGGGTTTTATCGTCATGCAAGTCTTTTACCTCCCTCTTATATTTCCTATGCTGACTTAACATGCAGCACTGCCATAGATACGTTCGCTCGTAAATACACCGTGCTATCACCCACACCAGGTCGTCTGCCAACTACGGTTGCCATCGCTGGCGCTATTGAATGGGTCGACTCTGCTTAAGATTGCACCATCAACATTAACAGAAAACCGCATCATAGATTAGCACAAGCGTAGATTCACATCAAATAACCATGCCAAGCATGTATAATGCTGTTAACGCGCCCTTTTTGAATCGTCTATATCTTCTTGACATATCTCGCTAATAAATGGCTTAAACATCCGCCttaccctccttctccccctccccctgAGCCGCCGCCTCCTTGGccaactcttctttcctcttctccttttcttgctGTCCCTTCAAAACCCACGCCAAAGGCGCCTTTTCCACAAACATCCGTCTCAACTCTTCAGTCTTTTCAGTCCCGGCTTTAGCCTCTGCAAATATGAGCGCCTCTTGCAACGTCCTGATATCAGCCTGTACAGAAACAAGGGAACGAAGAATGTTGATAGCGCCATCCACATCCTCGGAAGCCACTTCCAACCTCCCCTTGGCAGCGCCCAAAAGACCTTTGGCGTCGCCGGCAGCCTTTTTTGCTTCGATGTATTCTGCGTTGAACGCCTCTGGGGACTTGCCGGTGGGCAAGAGGGTGGGTAAGGATTGCTTGATGGTAGATACGAGGGTCTCGGGGACATCAActgggagagaagatgcgAGACGGTTGAAAGCGAGGATCTGGACGTGGAGGGTGGGGTTGGAAGGGGAGAGTGCTTgggcttgaagaagacatcGGAGGGCAGCGAGATACATTTCTATTTCCCAATTTCCCTTTGTCAGCTTACCTCTAAATAGCCAAAGGAGCAGAAAATAAAACAACATGTAAAAAGACAAATCTACTCACTCTTCCTGATGTAAATCTCGTAACCAGCCAACCAAATTTCAACTCTCTCACCCTGTTTCGCCTCCAACGGCTTCCACAGCTTCAGCGCATCGTCCAACAATGTCTCGCTCTTGAGCAGCTTTTGTCCGTCAGGGTCATCATCAGGGAGAGGCGgttcctcctttttctcgccGGAGGCGGCAGCAGCCTTTTTGGCTTTTTGTTCAGCTTTTTGGGCCTTTTTAGTAGCTTTTTTGCGTTCAGCTTCTTGTTCGGGGGCTGTAATTCAGATAAAACAATGGTGTCAGGCTGCTCTCTGAGAAAATAGTGAGAGGACGCACTAAGCTTTTCTTCGATGATACTGGGATCATCGTTGACACGAAGGTAAACATCGATAGCTGCTAGCGCGGCCTTGGCGTAACCAGGATGTGATCTGAGATTCTCCTCATACTTCAACAAGCTATCGACCATTCAGTACTTTTCTCCCTACTAGGAAGTAGCCCTGGAGACCCggggggggagggaggggGGTGATATACTCACTGAGTGTACGCCTGGAAAGTCATCCTTCTCGCACAGTACCCATGGAAATCATACTGATCATCCTCATACTCCTGGAACACCTTGGCCACCGTCTGGTACCTCTTGAGCGCCATCCCGGTATTCCCATTCAACCTATACGCATCTCCCGATTCCTGGAGGAACCACAACGACTGAAGGTCTGTCAAGTCTTGAGCTGGGGtcacatccttctttgtgAATATGCCGAGCAGCTGCTCGGCCTTTTCGACGTCGCCGGCGCGGAACCAGTATTTGGCGGCTTTACCGTTTAGGAATCGATCTTGGCCGTCGAGCAATCGGGCCTTTTCCATTTCGTGTGCGGCGCCGAGGGGGTCGCCGGAACGCTTGAGGACGATGGCTTTGGCCATATAGAGTTCGGGCAAGGTGGGGGTGTGGTCGAGAGCGAGAGaaaggaggtggagagagCGGGCGTAGGATGGAATGGGGTTGAGAGGGTGGGCAAGGTGAAGGGCGAGGTAATAGTACGCCCAAAGAAGGACCGTGGGAGGAGAAATGGTTCCTATCTCGAGAGTCAGGTTATATgatcttttttctttgtgTATGAAGTAAAACATACCATCGTTAGACAATGTAGAGTCCTTTTCAAGCTTTTGAATAATCCCTTCAACGATCTCGCCTACGAtaaccatcttctcttgaTCAGAGTAGATACTCTTAACATCCACGAAGAGTGAAGGGACACCGCGTTCGAGGCCCTTGATAATATAAGCTTGAGCGAGCTCACGGAATTTATCGCCTGTGGTTTTTTTATTAGCTAAGCGAGtacgaagaggagaagataaCTTGCCTTGGGCAACATCAAGAGCCAAACGACGAGGAGCAGAAGATCGAGGGAAAGTTTGAGAGAATTCGTCAAGGTTTTGGAGAAGGCTAGCTCGGGTAATATCATCAAGTGGGCCAGCTAGACACAGTGATTAATGCAAGATTTACAAAGGcataagaagaagaaaataGAAAATTCTTACAAATGTCAACCCCCTTTGTCTTGAAGTAGCCACGATAGTACGCTAAATTGTCCGAGTTTTGCTTGAGAAGGTCCTGATAGGTCTGAAGAGCTTCGTCGGTGCGGCCGAGGGCAGTGAGAATGTCCGCTATGGAGTGAGAGTGGGTATTTCAGCAAAGAGAACCATTCCACAACGAGGTAATACACACCTTTGATTTGAGAGACCTCTCCTCGGGGGCTGATCACACCTTCTTTAATACCCTTTTCCAATCTTTCGAGCGCTTCTTCGTTCCTGCCTGCATCCGCGCAAAGCTGGATAATATGCAGCAAGACCTGCGCCTTTTCCTGTGCATTCGCTCCCTCAGTCTGTACGGCGGACTGGTACAAGTCATAAGTCTTGATGGCTTCTTCACGGTCCCCTGCGAGTTCGTGGGCGATGACAAGTCCGAGCCAGGCAGAACGGATCTGAGGACGAAGAACGGTGTAGTGGTGACGAACTTGGACCGCAGCGTCGTACTGTCGGGTATGGGTGAGGAGTGCGATGGAATCTCGAATAAGAGGAATGTTATCCTTGTCGTTTCCATTTGGGGTCAGTACCAGCCATATGGGTCATGTAGTAATACGTACAGGATCTTGCCTACGAGCCATTGCAAATGCTCTTGACGCCTCATCCCAGTCTTTGCGGTTCTTTGCGAGGATACCAAGGACATGCCAGGTGATATGGCTGGTAATGTCCTTTTTCACGGCGAGACGGGCCATAgcctctgcttcctctcGTTTGGGCACGGAAGAAGCGGTTGGAGGGTCTGGAAGAGACGAGTGGAGTGTGAGGGCCTTTATTGCGAGTGTCTCTCCATGGTTGGGAAACTTTTTCAAGATTGTGTCTGCGACTTTTAATCCCTTTTTGTACTGCTTGAGCTCGTACTGGGTCTATGGGAGGTATCTCAGCATGCAGTGGGTGTGGAGCGTGGTTGCTGCACGTACGAGTAGCTCCCTGAAAAGCTTGTTCTCCTTGTCTGGGAGCTGCCTGTGTTTAGGGATTGCTGCCATTGCGAGATGTGTGAATGGATATGGAGATGTaaaatggaaagagtgGGTGAAATGCCGGTGGAATGGAATGACGCCgcatcttttctttccaagACTGCATTTCTCAGCCGCACCTATACTTTTTGTGTACTTTCCATCgtcctccatcatctttcgTCTGCCCGTCTACGGCTTCCGGAGGGCTACATCCGCCTTGAGGCCCGCATTTGAGCGGTATACATAACCAGGTGCAAGGAACACTGGACGCACATGTTGTCCAGGTCGTAAGCGATGGCATCTCCCCTGCACGAGAACGACGAAGAGCGTCCACAGTCGATAGCAGCTCTCAGAAGCAAGTTTGAGAGCCTCGCAATCGCTGGTGTGAGCCCTGCTCCCACCGATGTGCCCTCAGCAACCAACGGCCATGCGACTGTTAGCTCTATCCGGAATGGCCTCCTCAGTCCCCGGCCAGAAACACCTGTCGATGGTCAAAAGGCCAAGGCAAGTCTTTTCTTACCAGCTGCTTACACCTCTACTCACTCTAAACAGCCTGTGCCACCACCAAAACCAGCTTCACGTCCCGTAAGCCCTGCGACTACATCGCCAGCTCCGCAACCTTCGTCTCTGCTCCCGCCTCCTGCACCTCGCCAAGCTCCCAGCAGGCCTACCACTCCCAAACCATCTTTTCAGACCCATCACTCAACATCTTCAGTCACTTCTATCGTGAGCGCAGCGTCTGATTCACATCTCAAACCTTCAGATACAATGGCATCTCCCCCAGCCGTAATATCGCCTGCTGTATCACCTGCACCAACGCCGCTTCGCAAATCTGCCCCTTCTGTCCCCAGCAAACCGCCATCTGTCGCTGTCACCCCCTCAGGTTcagatggtgatgaagacgagcCTGTTATCACGTCTGTAAAGGCTCTTCGTGAAAAATTCAGTGGTCAAGCTCAGGCAAGCGAAATTGCACTTCGAAAGCCTGTAGATGTTCCCAAGGCATCAGCAGTATCGGTCGTTAAGGCTGCAACGGTACATGATTCTCCTGAGCCGCTGTGTGCCCCGTCGGCTACACCCATACCTGCACCTATTCCCGCACCAGTCATACAAAGAACGCTAGACGGCAAGACATCGCCCGTAATGTTATCGCCAGCATCAGAGGGCGAAGCACTTTCAGATACCAATGATTACTCTTCACACCCGACTGCTCCTCTGGCTCCTCCGGCTCCTCCAGCACCTATCTCACGTATATCCTCTCCTGTCCCAGCTCCAGCTCCAGCCCCTTCCGGCCCTCCTCCCATAAACAGAGCACACAAACCTCCTCCACGAACTGCAATCAGCCCCGCACCCATCTTCCGTCCCGAATCGAATGTCATCACACCCAACACTACATCTCCCCCTATACCAGGCAACAAACCTGTCATCCCATCTCGCAGCTCTAGTGCCCCAGAAGCTGCAGTCCCCCCTCCGCCGCCAGAGCGCCCTCAACCGCCTCAGCTCCCTGTGCGTCGGCCGACCTTTTCTTCGCCAGATACGCTTGAGCCTAGTACCGCATCTGTCATCTCCCCACCTGCACTCGCTAGTACTCCATTGTTGCATACCATTCATGACGATACTGCTCTTGCTCCTACGCCTGCGCCTGCTACTGCCCCCCCACCATTGCCCGATCGGTCGAGAGCTAATACAATTAATCGATCCGAAAGTGAATCGAGCGCAACCACCACAGgtccacctcctcctcgtctaCCAGCTCGGCACGCAGCTATTCCTGTATCTGCTGGTAGCGGgtccacctcttccaacgCAAATGGAAGCGGCAGTACCACCATGAACCCACCCCCTCCCCCGGCTCATCCCGCATCCCCATCCAAAACTCGTATCAACTCGGGCGGCCCACCCCCACCTCTCCTCCGGAGTGCTACCGTTAACCGAGGCAGCAGCGTCGGTAGCGGGAGCGGGAgtggtggcggtggtggcggtTCCCCTCCACGTCGATCCAACACCATTTCTCGCGCAGCGCCTTTTACCCAAGAAAAATACTCTACATCAGCTACAAGCCTTGGCCTAGGCGAAAAAGGAGTATATTCagacgaagatgacgagCCTGAAGAGCCTGGAGCGGTTACCAACCTGTCCGCCCAAGCGAAAAGGATGTTGGACGAGTTTCCAGACATGACAGAAGCCAACCGTCGTCCCCCGGTGTTCGTTCCCGATATTCGTGTCAAGGAGTGCCACCACGTTTCGGCTTTTGCTGTTTATGGCCGATACGTATGCACGGGCGCACACCATGTACGAGTCTACGATACCCAGCTGTCGGATCATGCGATTAGTGTAGTAGATTTGAAAGAGACGGGGTTAGAAAGCAGGGGAAAGGACCCGAAAGTGACGGCAATGTGTTTCCGTCCGGGAGCGACggaaagtgaagaaggaaggtaCCTCTGGTGCGGTACGAAAGACGGGCATCTGTGGGAACTTGATATTTCCACCGGGGAAGTAACCAGTACCAAGGCGTTTGTACATACGTCTTCCATCAGCTATATCTGGCGGCACCGGAAGAACATCATTTCGTTGGATGAAGGGGGGAAATTACTCGTGTTTGATGTAGGCGATATAGAAGGGAAACCACCGACCATGGCGAGACAATTACGGATAGGCGACAAATTTGGGTTCGCCAAACTCATATGCGGAAAACTGTGGACATCAAGCGGTCCCCTTACCCGATCGACTACATCGTCCGCTACATCCAAGGGCCCTACCGTCCGGATATACGACCCCTGTGCGCCGGGGACGATGCCCCCGCCTAAAACGATTTTCGCAACCGAATGGGCTGGCGCGGTCACGTCGGCGACATACATGCCTTTACATCACGATACCATCTTTCTCGGCCACGAGGGTGGATTTGTCAGTGTGTGGGATGGGAAAGAGTTGGTGTGTAAGCAGGTGCTGAAGATTAGCTCGACGGATGTGCTCGCTTTGGAGGGCGTAGGAGAGTATTTATGGACGGGAAATAGGAAGGGACAGATCCATGTGTTTGATATAAAAGAAAAACCATGGTTGGCGACGAATATATGGATTGGGCATCCGTAAGTTCGATATGATTTTAGTAGGAAAAAGAGGTGTGCTAATGGATTCGATAGCGATAACCCTGTGCAATCGTTGGTGGTTGACCCATACTCAATTCAGTCTGCGGGCAGATACACATGTTGGTCTTTTGCCCGGGATGCGCTGCGAGCATGGGACGGTCTCCTCTCTGTCGACTGGATCGGTAAGCCATCTCCCACATCTTGATTGCTTTGTGCATGTGTCCTGGCACTAatcaccttttttttcgcgCTTTGCTTTCCTCTCAGACAAACAACTCACTGCACGTCAATCGTCATTCTGCACGTTCCGCCCCGTCAACGTTTTGATCTGTACATGGAACATTGACTCTGCTAAACCTACAGATCTGAATGGATCGGTCGCCAACGCCCATTTCTTGGAAGATGTGCTGAGGTCTGTGGATTCACCGGATATCATCGTGTTTGGTTTCCAGGAAGTCATCCCGTTGACTGATAAAAAATATACTGCCAGTATGtctccctttctttccatcaTTCCTCCACCCCTTTTTGATAGTAAACAGATGGAACAATCCGCTAATCATTAATCATTTTGAACACATTTGATAGAAACTCTTCTTTTCGGGAACAAATCCAAAGATGGTGGGGCAGCAGCAGACAGGGTATCCCACGCCTATCGACACTGGCTAGAAAAGCTTCAGTCAGCAGTCCAGATGGCTTCCCCTTCAAACTGTCCATATATCAAGATCCATTCAGAGAGTCTTGTAGGCTTGTTTACGTGTATCTTTGTGAAACAGTCAGAGAAAATTTCCTTACGGGATCTAGATATTACCACTGTCAAGCGGTAAGTCGTCGCTTCTTTTGAATTGTAAATGATCGGAGAGCTGATTACGAGGTTTTTGTAAAAATAGAGGAATAGGTGGGATATACGGGAACAAGGGGGCTATCGTCTCTCGCCTCGTGATGGATGATACATCCATTTGCTTTATCAACGTCCACCTCGCTGCTGGCCAGTCTCAAAAAGCTTCGCGAAACGCGGATCTTGCAGGGATCCTAGAAGATAAAGCCATTTTTCCTCCAGCGGACGAGTTACCGTTTGTTCATGGAGGGTGTGGGACGGGAATTTTGGATCATGAGATGGTGTTTTTGAATGGTGATTTGAATGTGAGTTTTTCTTGTCATTCTTTATTCGCGTGTCTGCGGGTAGAACTGACCAGTTTTGCGTAGTATCGCATTGATCAACGGCGTGAGAACGTTATCTCATCTATCGCCAATGGCGAGCTAGCCTATCTTCTTGAGCATGATCAGCTGCGTAAAGAGATGAGGACGAACCATGCTTTCAGACTGAGAAACTTTGAAGAGGCGCCCATCACGTTTGCGCCGACATACAAGTACGACCCGGGCACGCACGATTATGATTCCAGTGAGAAAAGGCGTATTCCAGCTTGGTATGTCTTTGGCATGATTTCGATTTGGACATGAAACTGACAGGGAGAATGGGAAATAGGTGTGATAGGATTCTCTACAAGAAATCGCCACGAGTACAAGCTCTTAATTATCAGCGCTATGAACCTACTGTCTCGGATCATCGACCGGTCTCTGCAGGGTATACGATAATCCTGAAAGCGATCGATTcgttgaagatgatggacgTGAGACGGGAAGCTACTGGAGAATGGGCGAAGCGAGAAAAGGAGTTGCTAGAGAAGATGCAAGAGGTGTTTGACGGTATTGAATAACACTTGTTGGTGATTCGGTATCATATGTAGCTCTAGATTTACCCAATGGACGATttatgcatgcatgttCTATGTAAATGGATGGATTGTATATATATGGTGATATGTGTGATGTGGGTTTACGGTATAATTAATTAGTGGTAGGCAGTGGAGGACTGTAACCAGCGCACATTACTTTGTTCGTCATGTCGTCGCGACGGCAACAACGACAACAAGGGTGACTGGGCAACATTGCTCGGTGCTCGTCTCTCTCCAACATGGCCCACGCTCCTCCTACCCAGCTTGGCCCATCCATcgctccaccaccaccagcgGCACCTTCGCGCGACTCTACATTAGAAAGCGCCGGCCAGGCAGCAGATATTTTCGACCTCTACGGAGCGAATGAGGAGAGTATGACGGGGAGCTGGGAAGAGCCTATGGGTGCGCTGTACGAAGACTGTGAGGCCGTGCAAGAACAGCCAGGCCAAATTCCAGAAACCACACCCAATATAAACATCATCACCTCTCCGCCGgctccaccatctccgtcTCATTCCCAGTCTCCTTCTCATTCTCGGCCCCATACTCCTATCAAACATCGCTTTCCAAGCATCATATCCCCCCGGACAGACTCCACTGCTAACTCACCCGTACGATATAGCGATATACAAAGACTGAGTCCGGCAAATACAGGCAGCAAGCGAGGATCGATGAGTACGGGTATTTTTAGCGGGACGGACGGGACGAGGAGCCAGACGAGCGTTGCCGCTTCGTCGCGGTATCCaggtgaggaagaagatgcatTTCATGTACGGTCCACCTGTACGTCGAGCTTTTTCTACTTGTGCTTGTCAAGGTATTGACCTTATCTCTACAGACGCAAGGTTAGGCGGCGAAGGTGTCCATGGAGACGGATGGGATCAAGGCGTCGAGAGAACGAGAGGTGGCCCAACAATGGCTGACAAACGCATGACCGTGTTCCCTCCATCCAAAAATGGCGATAtaggagaaaaagagaggCGATTCCTTGCCAGTCTTGACCGGTGAGAGCAGCCCACCTTTACCATCGTCTTTAACAATAATCTAACCAACGAAATCAGCTACGGCTTTGTTAACGATCCACATCGTAACCGCTCCGAATCCCGTGTAGtctccattccttcctcatccctcATAAAGATTCCCAAAATGCCCATTACTTCATCCCTATCAGGGAAACCCCCTGCTCAACCGAATAACAATTTCGTTCCCTCATCCGACCCTGGACCGACGCCCAAGCCGCCAAAGAGCTCGAGGACAGACCCAGACGCGGAAATGAAggcaaagaggaaagaaggcgagagagtgaagaagtggggaaagatgatgaaagtTAAGCggagagatggtggagggaATATCATTGAATGGCAGTGGAGTCGAGATGGCGAAGGTGCCAAGGTGAGCTTGCTTCCTTATTCAAGATAACAGAGGCAGAATTTCATGAAGCGTACAAAGTTAGCAAATAGGGTATATAAAGGCATACCCGACAGGTGGCGCATGGCAGCGTGGTGGACGCTCGCAGAGGAACAAGTTCAGAAATGGAAcggcaagggcaaaggaaaaTCCACTGCACAACAATTAATAAGTGATTATACCGTGCGTCTCCGTTTCCCCCTCTTTTCCTATTCCTGCTGAGAGGGACAAGGACCTGATTATGGTATTCCCAGGAAGCCGTCAATCTACCATCTAGTTTTGACGTCCAAATTGACCTGGACGTTCCTCGCACTATCAGTGGTCATACCATGTTTGTCACGCGCTACGGTACTGGACAAAGGAACTTGTGGCATGTGCTTCATGCGTTTAGTCAACTGTGTCCCACATGTGGGTATGTACAAGGGATGGGGCCGATAGTGGCAACTTTGCTATGCTATTACGATCCAGAAGTAAGCTTGGCGGTCCCTTTCCCATCAATGTAGACGTGAACGCGTGACGCTGACGTGCGTGAAAGAGAGCATACAGTCTGATGGTCCGTCTACATGACGTTTACGGGATGCACGAGATTTTTGAACCCGGGTTTCCGGGCTTGCTCGAAGCATTCTATGTCCAAGAACGACTAATGGAATGGCTCATACCTGACCTCTATCAATCTTTCGTATGTCTCTCTGTGTTTCCTCCTGTCGCGCCTCCTTCTGCCCCTTCATTAGCTGATTTTGTTTTTTATCTTTTGGTAGCAACGAAATATGATTTCCACAACAGCATGGGGTACCAAATGGTATATCACACTCTTTGTCAACACGGTCCCTTTTTCACAACAACTCCGAATATGGGATGTCTtgtggatggaagggagggaCGCTATTATAATCACTAGTCTTGCCATCTTGTGGTCCTTTAGAGGTACGTTCTTCCCGCTTTTCAGTTCTTTCTAGCGCCATGGCTGGATGATCATGGCTGACATGATGACGTGAAAAGATCTTCTTGCCGCACCGAATTCCTCATTTGAATCaatcctttccctcttgtCTTCCTACTTTGTCCCCGAGGACGAAGGCGTATTCATGCAATGGATTAAAAAGGTGTTGAGTCAAAAGAAAGTGAGAGAGAaaatggatggatggaggatggagtgGAAAACGTTGgcgaaagagggaaagagcgGGAGTGCTTTGTTATGATGGCGGGGAGTAATGATCTACGAATAGCTTGATAGGATACGATCGCAACGTACTTGCATTTTTTAACATCACGGAATATAATTCATTGGTACGCTGTCTACCCGTTGCGAAAGGGTGGCTGTCAAATGTCCAGGATAGAATCGGCGAATGGGCCCTTCATTACTGTCTCTTGGCAAGTGTCACTAACGACCTCCCTGTAATAGAGGGAGAACTCGCCTAGATCAGAGAGTGGCCTCTAGAAAAGGTCACGGCAGCCGGAGGGAATGACGACCTATGGGCAAATGAAGGTATGCCTTTTCGTGACACGTTCCGGAGAGATTTTACTGATGCTAACCCTTCATCTGGGCCCTGAATAGGATTTGCAGCGCTACCCCAAAGCGAATCATCCTGAGATAGGTCCAACGACAAATAAACAGGGCATAATCAGTCAGTCACATCGTCGTGTTTCTTCCCTCACGTTATTATCGGCCGGCATGAAGCTAAAAATGTGTTGACATCACGACATTTGTCACCATAGTAGATCCGTCAGGCACAGGGAGGGTTTTCTGCGGCTTCTTATCTCGTCTCGTTAGATCCGCTCGCGAATCGCGAATTGCAGTGACGGATGCCATCGACATTCACTCCATTCCGTTTCTTTCTTGTCTAACAACGCCTCTTGGAACGCTCTTTCTATCATAGAAAGAATGGTAAGGATTCATATCCTAGGGCAGAGCTCAGCTAAATCCCCAAGAAGAATTTAATAGGCGTGTGGTCTTTAGCCCTCTTGGGCAGTCAGTCCATTTCCGTCATCGCCACTCCTCTTCGTGTTCCGCAAGTTCCTTTTGCTGAACCATCATTACTTCCTCAAGACGAAACGGTCCAAGAATGGATGTCTCAAGATATAAAAGACCAGGAGATGTCCAAGCTCTTGAACCAATATGCTCCCATTTTTAAGCTATCGTACGGTTCTTCAACGAGCTATTTAGGATCAGAAGGCTGATACTCCAAAACCAGTAAAGATGAACGATATTTTCCTAGCTCAGTAGATTATATGCTTCCGCATTATAGCTTTGTAAGCATTCGACCTTTAGTGCCATTGATCCATACTGATTATGTTGTAGATAGAGAATGCTTCGGGCGATACATACCCTGCCGTTGGTCGTCATTAGACTCATTTAAAGGAAAACACTGATCGTTAACCTATCACTGTAGAACCATACTATTTTAACTCCGT
This genomic window contains:
- a CDS encoding protein Clp1 — translated: MAEQQTTELTNIDLEAGSEWRFELEADENIALRTLSPDPVFINSQELTPSAWYPIYRHTKSALYAPTPARVQVTNLPASHYTSTSTVQPQLLNLHLAMERQRILSRRGMEQRGPRVMIMGPQSSGKTTVMKNLVNLALGTGMGWTPGVIGLDPSSPPNLIPGSLSISTPSHPIPTHHLAHPLGSPPASTAANTVSGDVETASWWLGALEPTNKNAEVWRVLVEHMAEAWGMRCEKDKTANISGLFLDTPAAFTVPTLGTKKDDPKARYTLVSHAIEAFDIDTIIVIGHEKLHIDLSRLPLVQSLKLNVIRIPKSGGAVDLDDHDRETAHLFQVRTYFYGEPPLPPQISGLVGKMVSVDFELSPYSFQIPWSRLVVLRVGEENSAPSSALPLGSSKVLSPLRLTRVDPSGPGHVVRLLNRVLALVDVKPEDRIVPAKESEVKEEVKEEKYEKDGEIKQDGEGEKKGEGESEGEGEGEGEGGEGEGEAEDEDDEEVPFREEIGTREVMGFIVITAIDTFARKYTVLSPTPGRLPTTVAIAGAIEWVDSA
- a CDS encoding peptide alpha-N-acetyltransferase, with the protein product MAAIPKHRQLPDKENKLFRELLTQYELKQYKKGLKVADTILKKFPNHGETLAIKALTLHSSLPDPPTASSVPKREEAEAMARLAVKKDITSHITWHVLGILAKNRKDWDEASRAFAMARRQDPDNIPLIRDSIALLTHTRQYDAAVQVRHHYTVLRPQIRSAWLGLVIAHELAGDREEAIKTYDLYQSAVQTEGANAQEKAQVLLHIIQLCADAGRNEEALERLEKGIKEGVISPRGEVSQIKADILTALGRTDEALQTYQDLLKQNSDNLAYYRGYFKTKGVDISGPLDDITRASLLQNLDEFSQTFPRSSAPRRLALDVAQGDKFRELAQAYIIKGLERGVPSLFVDVKSIYSDQEKMVIVGEIVEGIIQKLEKDSTLSNDGTISPPTVLLWAYYYLALHLAHPLNPIPSYARSLHLLSLALDHTPTLPELYMAKAIVLKRSGDPLGAAHEMEKARLLDGQDRFLNGKAAKYWFRAGDVEKAEQLLGIFTKKDVTPAQDLTDLQSLWFLQESGDAYRLNGNTGMALKRYQTVAKVFQEYEDDQYDFHGYCARRMTFQAYTHLLKYEENLRSHPGYAKAALAAIDVYLRVNDDPSIIEEKLTPEQEAERKKATKKAQKAEQKAKKAAAASGEKKEEPPLPDDDPDGQKLLKSETLLDDALKLWKPLEAKQGERVEIWLAGYEIYIRKKMYLAALRCLLQAQALSPSNPTLHVQILAFNRLASSLPVDVPETLVSTIKQSLPTLLPTGKSPEAFNAEYIEAKKAAGDAKGLLGAAKGRLEVASEDVDGAINILRSLVSVQADIRTLQEALIFAEAKAGTEKTEELRRMFVEKAPLAWVLKGQQEKEKRKEELAKEAAAQGEGEKEGKADV